The following coding sequences lie in one Alicyclobacillus curvatus genomic window:
- a CDS encoding carbohydrate ABC transporter permease, with translation MNKRAVLKFIVYLLLVVFAALFLIPVYLLIMTSLKANSQVSLSQMWALPHPFGFSGLVQAWQQVAPDMMNSVYLAVSATVVVAILGAINGYALSKWKFRGSNVVYFFILLGMFIPYQSTLIPLIRVLNTLGLFDTIPGLALVHIVYGIPIMTLIFRNFFADIPDELVESAQIDGTKYWGIFRYIMMPLSIPGVVVAAIWEFTQVWNDFLFGVAVTDPPYQPVTVAIVNIAGSQHIQWNVLMSSTLIASLPTLLVYLLLGRYFVRGLLAGSVKG, from the coding sequence ATGAACAAGAGAGCTGTTCTCAAATTCATTGTGTACCTCCTGCTAGTCGTCTTCGCGGCACTGTTTTTGATACCTGTGTATTTGTTGATTATGACCAGCCTGAAAGCTAATTCGCAGGTCAGTCTGTCCCAGATGTGGGCCCTTCCTCATCCGTTCGGGTTTTCCGGATTGGTTCAAGCTTGGCAGCAAGTAGCCCCGGACATGATGAACAGTGTCTATCTTGCCGTTTCGGCCACCGTTGTTGTCGCGATTCTCGGTGCGATAAATGGGTACGCGCTGTCAAAGTGGAAATTCCGCGGATCGAACGTAGTCTATTTCTTTATCCTGCTTGGAATGTTCATTCCCTACCAGAGCACGCTTATCCCGCTCATTCGCGTATTGAACACATTGGGTCTATTTGATACGATTCCTGGCTTGGCCCTAGTGCATATTGTCTACGGTATCCCGATTATGACGCTTATCTTCCGAAACTTTTTTGCGGACATTCCAGACGAACTGGTTGAGTCAGCTCAGATTGACGGAACGAAATACTGGGGGATATTCCGCTATATCATGATGCCTCTTTCTATTCCTGGCGTTGTGGTCGCTGCCATTTGGGAATTCACCCAGGTCTGGAATGACTTTCTGTTTGGTGTTGCGGTTACCGACCCACCGTATCAGCCCGTCACAGTGGCCATTGTCAATATTGCAGGCAGCCAACATATTCAGTGGAATGTTTTGATGTCGAGCACACTCATTGCATCACTGCCCACACTGCTTGTGTATCTACTGCTCGGAAGGTATTTTGTGAGAGGTTTGCTGGCAGGTTCTGTGAAGGGATAA
- the glpK gene encoding glycerol kinase GlpK, with the protein MEPSIDKGVGNRFVMAIDQGTTSTRAVLFDKAGRIEATAQKEISQIYPQGGWVEHDAMDIWGSVQSCIAEVLSTHRMAATDIAAIGITNQRETTVVWDKHTGIPVYNAIVWQSRQTADICDELRAQGHSEMVSDKTGLLIDPYFSGTKVKWILDNVAGAREKAERGDLLFGTIDTWIVWKLTDGQVHVTDYTNASRTLMYNIYDLQWDDELLRLLTVPKGMLPEVRCSSEVYGVTARRLFFDEAIPIAGIAGDQQAALFGQACFEPGMAKNTYGTGCFMLMNTGKNAVKSNCGLLTTIAWGIGGEVEYALEGSIFVAGSAVQWLRDGLRMLKSAGESETYARRVDSTEGVYVVPAFVGLGTPYWDSDTRGAVFGLTRGTTKEHFIRATLEALAYQSKDVLTAMEADAGLSLKVLRVDGGATANDFLMQFQSDILGVNVERPAVLETTALGAAYLAGLAVGYWESRDDIVKNKRIDRTFECQLDEGTRQKLYTGWEKAVHAARMFK; encoded by the coding sequence ATGGAACCGAGTATTGACAAGGGCGTTGGCAATCGGTTTGTCATGGCCATCGATCAGGGGACAACCAGTACCCGCGCGGTCTTGTTTGATAAGGCGGGCCGCATTGAAGCGACTGCTCAAAAGGAAATTTCACAGATTTACCCGCAAGGCGGCTGGGTGGAGCACGATGCGATGGACATCTGGGGAAGTGTTCAGAGTTGCATTGCAGAGGTGCTCTCTACGCATCGAATGGCCGCAACGGATATTGCCGCTATCGGGATTACCAATCAACGCGAAACGACAGTTGTGTGGGACAAACACACAGGTATTCCGGTGTACAACGCTATTGTTTGGCAATCGAGGCAGACGGCTGACATTTGTGATGAGTTGCGGGCGCAAGGACATTCGGAGATGGTCAGTGACAAGACGGGGCTGCTCATCGACCCATATTTCTCAGGGACAAAAGTTAAGTGGATTCTAGATAATGTCGCTGGAGCAAGGGAAAAAGCTGAACGCGGTGATCTCCTGTTTGGGACGATTGATACGTGGATTGTTTGGAAGTTGACCGATGGTCAGGTCCACGTGACCGACTACACCAACGCGTCGCGGACACTTATGTACAACATTTACGACTTACAGTGGGACGACGAATTGCTGCGTTTACTGACTGTTCCGAAAGGCATGTTGCCAGAGGTTCGATGTTCGTCCGAGGTGTACGGTGTGACCGCACGGAGGTTGTTTTTTGATGAAGCCATCCCGATTGCAGGGATAGCCGGGGACCAACAGGCGGCACTTTTTGGGCAAGCCTGCTTCGAACCAGGAATGGCGAAAAACACGTACGGTACGGGCTGTTTCATGTTGATGAACACAGGCAAAAACGCTGTGAAATCCAACTGCGGACTGCTGACGACAATCGCATGGGGTATCGGAGGTGAGGTCGAATATGCGCTTGAGGGAAGTATTTTCGTGGCAGGAAGTGCAGTACAGTGGCTGCGAGATGGCCTCCGCATGCTGAAATCAGCAGGTGAAAGTGAAACCTATGCGAGACGCGTTGACTCTACGGAAGGGGTGTACGTTGTGCCAGCGTTCGTGGGCCTCGGCACACCGTACTGGGACAGTGACACGCGTGGGGCCGTTTTTGGACTGACAAGAGGGACAACGAAAGAACACTTTATTCGCGCCACCTTGGAGGCACTGGCCTATCAGTCGAAGGATGTGCTGACGGCGATGGAGGCGGATGCAGGGCTGTCCCTCAAGGTATTGCGGGTTGATGGCGGTGCCACGGCGAATGACTTCTTAATGCAGTTTCAGAGCGATATCCTCGGTGTCAACGTGGAGCGCCCAGCAGTGCTTGAAACCACGGCACTCGGTGCCGCGTATCTGGCTGGACTTGCTGTCGGTTATTGGGAGAGCAGGGACGATATCGTAAAAAACAAGCGCATTGACCGCACGTTTGAGTGCCAACTGGATGAGGGGACGCGTCAGAAACTTTATACCGGGTGGGAAAAAGCAGTGCATGCTGCGCGCATGTTTAAGTGA
- a CDS encoding sodium:solute symporter family protein, with translation MNSAVVLGISLVIVFVVALMGVFIGRKRSRTVEGWLVSNRKMGSFLVWFLLGSEIYTAFTFEGLAGYAYKNGSAAFYNVALNDVAYAVGFLVLPTIWIIGKQFGYVTQSDFVAGRYQSRPLGVFVALTSAIIMIAYIDLNITGLQAVIKVIGQGSISTIWADILGFLILALAVFFGGIHGNAVQAAIKDILMFLAIAVLFVVIPMHYFGSFGHMYGQFIKQIPSHLTLPGVSKHLGVTWLMTTVLLNGLGQWMWPQWFGVAFTAKDPRTLKLQAVFMPFYQLVKVAVITIGLAAVIILGFSKHINGNNVVMMLAVKTFPEWFVVLFTVAAMLSAIIPAGPIIMTSSSLIAKNVVQALRPQTSQKSIYTMTRVLVFPLTIIALILTILAPSLIVSVLLVAYDFISQLFPAVIVGGLFWRRATKQGVLAGILTGWIVAAVLVLSKHDPLLGMNAGFIALVANLAVFAAVSALTKPVSESYLNTFFKHAFPNSKSTTRSGIAHLPMSD, from the coding sequence ATGAACTCGGCAGTGGTACTTGGTATCAGCCTGGTCATTGTCTTTGTCGTCGCGTTAATGGGCGTTTTTATTGGACGCAAAAGGAGTCGGACCGTCGAGGGCTGGCTTGTGAGCAATCGGAAGATGGGGTCGTTTCTCGTCTGGTTCTTGCTCGGCAGCGAGATTTACACGGCTTTTACGTTTGAAGGTTTGGCTGGTTACGCGTACAAGAACGGATCGGCAGCGTTTTATAATGTTGCACTTAACGACGTCGCGTACGCCGTGGGATTTCTCGTATTACCGACCATCTGGATTATCGGCAAACAGTTTGGATACGTGACTCAATCAGATTTTGTTGCTGGTCGCTATCAGAGTAGGCCGCTTGGGGTCTTTGTCGCCCTGACCAGTGCCATCATCATGATTGCTTACATTGATTTAAACATCACGGGGCTTCAGGCGGTCATTAAAGTCATCGGACAAGGCAGCATCAGCACCATATGGGCGGACATACTCGGCTTTCTGATTCTTGCCCTTGCTGTATTTTTCGGCGGGATTCATGGGAATGCCGTTCAAGCCGCCATCAAGGACATTTTAATGTTTCTCGCCATTGCCGTTCTGTTTGTGGTTATCCCCATGCACTATTTCGGGTCGTTTGGTCACATGTACGGTCAGTTTATTAAACAGATTCCAAGCCATTTGACCCTACCTGGGGTCTCAAAACACCTTGGTGTCACGTGGCTCATGACAACGGTGCTCTTGAATGGACTTGGACAGTGGATGTGGCCGCAGTGGTTTGGGGTTGCGTTTACAGCCAAAGATCCGCGGACCTTGAAACTGCAGGCAGTCTTTATGCCCTTTTACCAGTTGGTCAAAGTTGCGGTGATTACAATTGGCCTTGCCGCCGTCATCATTCTCGGATTTTCGAAGCACATTAATGGCAATAATGTGGTGATGATGCTCGCGGTCAAGACCTTTCCCGAGTGGTTTGTCGTTTTGTTTACCGTGGCCGCCATGCTGTCAGCGATTATCCCGGCAGGGCCGATTATCATGACGTCAAGCAGCCTGATTGCAAAAAACGTCGTGCAAGCGTTGCGACCTCAGACGTCTCAGAAATCCATATACACGATGACTCGAGTCTTGGTCTTTCCGCTGACCATCATTGCTCTCATCTTAACGATTTTGGCGCCCTCGTTAATCGTTTCCGTATTGCTCGTCGCCTACGATTTCATCTCACAGTTGTTTCCTGCCGTAATTGTTGGTGGACTCTTTTGGCGTCGAGCCACGAAGCAGGGGGTACTCGCCGGCATCCTCACCGGTTGGATTGTGGCTGCAGTACTGGTTCTTAGCAAGCACGATCCGCTCCTCGGGATGAACGCCGGATTCATCGCTTTGGTGGCGAACCTGGCTGTCTTTGCAGCTGTCAGTGCACTCACAAAACCTGTTTCTGAATCCTACCTCAACACGTTCTTCAAGCACGCATTCCCGAATTCGAAGTCGACGACTCGCAGTGGAATCGCGCACTTACCGATGTCAGATTAA
- a CDS encoding alanine--glyoxylate aminotransferase family protein, giving the protein MHVQSQNRLLLGPGPSSVHPEVLKAMATPLVGHLDPYFLEVMADTQNMLKKVFQTENELTLAMSGTGSAGMETVFVNLVEPGDKVLICICGVFGERMKDVAERAGADVITVEAPWGQAIEPDAVEAALKSSPGIKAVAIVHAETSTGVWQPLEDISRIVHDYGALFIVDAVTSLGGIPVEVDRLGIDACYSGTQKCLGAPPGLAPVTLSARALETVRGRKTKVQSWYLDLNMIANYWGEDRFYHHTAPISMLFSLHEALRLLLEEGLDQTFTRHAQNGAYLQRELEAMELQLFAAEGFRLPQLTSVIFPDQYNEGKLRKQLLEDYGIEVGGGLGILKGRAWRIGLLGHSSRHRNVTLLIQAMKDMMGI; this is encoded by the coding sequence GTGCATGTACAGTCGCAAAATCGTTTGTTGCTGGGACCAGGGCCAAGCAGTGTTCATCCGGAAGTCCTGAAGGCCATGGCGACCCCGTTGGTGGGGCACCTAGATCCCTACTTTCTCGAAGTGATGGCAGACACGCAGAACATGCTCAAGAAGGTATTTCAGACGGAAAATGAGTTGACTCTTGCGATGTCCGGAACAGGCAGTGCGGGTATGGAAACGGTGTTTGTAAACCTTGTTGAGCCTGGTGATAAGGTGCTGATTTGCATCTGCGGGGTCTTCGGCGAACGTATGAAGGACGTCGCCGAGCGTGCGGGTGCTGATGTGATTACAGTGGAAGCCCCATGGGGGCAGGCGATTGAACCGGATGCGGTGGAAGCAGCCCTTAAATCCTCGCCCGGCATCAAGGCGGTCGCCATTGTCCACGCGGAAACGTCGACTGGCGTTTGGCAGCCACTCGAGGACATCAGCCGAATTGTCCATGATTACGGTGCCTTGTTTATTGTTGATGCTGTAACTTCTCTTGGCGGCATACCCGTAGAGGTCGACAGGCTGGGCATTGATGCCTGTTATAGTGGTACTCAGAAGTGCCTCGGAGCTCCTCCGGGACTCGCTCCTGTGACGCTCAGTGCTCGCGCCCTAGAAACGGTCCGAGGCCGAAAGACAAAAGTGCAGAGTTGGTACCTGGATTTGAACATGATTGCAAACTATTGGGGCGAGGACAGGTTCTATCATCATACAGCTCCAATTTCCATGCTCTTTTCACTTCATGAAGCCCTACGCCTGTTGCTTGAGGAAGGTCTCGACCAAACTTTTACGCGCCATGCTCAAAATGGTGCCTACCTTCAACGGGAACTCGAGGCCATGGAACTTCAGCTGTTCGCAGCAGAAGGCTTTCGCTTGCCGCAGTTGACCAGTGTCATTTTCCCGGATCAATACAATGAAGGCAAACTGCGTAAGCAGCTTCTTGAAGATTATGGAATCGAAGTGGGCGGGGGCCTGGGTATTCTCAAGGGCAGGGCCTGGCGAATTGGTTTGCTCGGCCATTCTTCCCGCCATCGAAATGTGACGCTTCTTATCCAGGCGATGAAAGATATGATGGGTATTTAG
- a CDS encoding DUF3311 domain-containing protein translates to MRKSLVAWVAVVILILLLYLGAVGLFANRIHPLIFGMPFLYFWYVLVPLLNPVILGALYLYDRRRNPQNDEIHWTGGK, encoded by the coding sequence ATGAGAAAGTCCCTTGTCGCCTGGGTCGCTGTTGTCATTCTTATTCTCCTACTCTATTTGGGGGCGGTAGGGTTATTTGCAAATCGGATTCATCCGCTGATTTTTGGGATGCCATTCCTGTATTTCTGGTACGTACTCGTTCCACTCTTAAATCCAGTTATTCTCGGGGCCCTCTATCTCTACGACCGGCGACGAAATCCCCAAAACGACGAGATACATTGGACGGGAGGAAAGTAA
- a CDS encoding extracellular solute-binding protein: MGALLSGCGNSNNTSTSGNNSSTSTGNSTGSGQSGKLEIFSWWTGVASSKALQQFINQYETQYPGVKVTNDAVAGGAGSNAKAVLASRMEANKPPGTFQVHAGHGSLLSWIQAGDMAPLDSMYQQQGWNKVYPQSLLNLLTVNGHIYAVPVDMQRDNVLWYNKKIFAKYNLTPPATFNDFFKDAAVLKSHGITPLALGNHGNWETTLLWSDVLLGTVGYTQYNELMQGKLAWNSPGVVQASQTFLKMLQYTNSDYNSLHWAQADELVAKGKAAMNVQGDWAQGYFTTTAGLKPNVDFGWAPTPGTQGIFAAVSDVFGLPSKLSGQNKTNAENFLKVLGSAEGQKAFNSLKGTISPRLDANPADYNAYGQSAMKSLKNDKLVLTPGQGALNPGFTTALENAMTQFISSQNVNQFVSGLQSAAQQNPLS; the protein is encoded by the coding sequence ATGGGGGCTCTGCTTTCGGGGTGTGGTAATTCAAACAACACTTCGACATCTGGAAACAATTCAAGCACATCTACCGGAAATTCAACGGGTTCAGGGCAGTCAGGTAAGCTCGAGATCTTTAGTTGGTGGACTGGTGTGGCGAGCAGCAAGGCTTTGCAACAGTTTATTAATCAATACGAAACACAATATCCGGGTGTCAAAGTCACCAACGATGCGGTAGCAGGTGGTGCAGGTTCCAACGCCAAAGCCGTACTGGCGAGCCGCATGGAGGCCAATAAGCCGCCAGGGACATTCCAGGTGCATGCTGGACATGGTAGTCTCCTGTCCTGGATTCAAGCTGGTGATATGGCACCATTGGATTCGATGTATCAGCAGCAGGGCTGGAACAAAGTGTATCCCCAGTCACTTCTGAATCTGCTTACCGTCAATGGTCACATCTACGCAGTGCCTGTAGATATGCAACGAGATAACGTACTTTGGTATAATAAGAAAATATTTGCCAAATACAACCTGACTCCGCCGGCGACGTTCAATGACTTCTTCAAAGATGCTGCCGTACTTAAGTCACACGGCATTACGCCGTTGGCACTTGGCAACCACGGAAACTGGGAGACTACACTGTTGTGGAGTGACGTTTTGCTCGGAACAGTGGGTTACACGCAGTACAATGAATTGATGCAGGGCAAATTGGCATGGAACAGCCCGGGTGTCGTACAAGCGTCGCAGACCTTCCTGAAGATGCTGCAGTACACGAACTCCGATTACAATTCGCTGCACTGGGCCCAAGCAGATGAGTTGGTGGCCAAGGGCAAAGCAGCGATGAACGTTCAGGGTGACTGGGCGCAAGGCTACTTTACCACCACTGCCGGCCTGAAGCCGAACGTTGACTTTGGCTGGGCCCCGACACCTGGTACACAAGGTATTTTTGCAGCGGTTTCAGACGTGTTTGGTTTGCCGTCGAAACTGTCGGGTCAAAACAAAACCAATGCGGAGAACTTCTTGAAGGTGTTAGGGTCTGCTGAAGGCCAGAAGGCTTTCAACAGCCTCAAAGGCACCATCTCGCCGCGGTTGGATGCAAATCCCGCAGACTACAATGCATATGGTCAAAGTGCTATGAAATCTCTCAAAAATGACAAGCTGGTGCTGACTCCTGGACAGGGAGCGTTGAACCCAGGGTTTACAACAGCGCTGGAAAACGCAATGACACAATTTATCAGCAGCCAAAATGTCAACCAATTCGTGTCAGGACTTCAGAGCGCCGCACAACAGAACCCGTTGAGCTAA
- a CDS encoding sugar ABC transporter permease, producing MSRKSNELASPSIPVPRRVFRIRSEKVWSMVTLIPSVVLLGVFVYYFIFWTGYVSFTKWNSFIQNMNLNGFRNYVSIFESFRFQSDLRNMVFFTILFMAGCLILGMFLAVLIDQHIRAESVFRSVFLYPMAISAAATGVVWSWLLNPTTGLNLILQSLGIHHLPQWYLSTRILPNFHIAQIQGGFPIAMFAVLIASIWQWSGFAMALYLAGLRAIPEEIKEAARLDGASAFRMFRSIVLPQLRPITTTAVVMLMASSLKVFDLLYAMTGPGANFVTDLPALNMFDTTFKANQFAQGAAIAIVLLILVLIAIVPYLIGTIRKEASK from the coding sequence ATGAGCCGTAAAAGTAACGAGTTGGCCAGCCCTAGTATCCCCGTCCCAAGGCGCGTTTTTCGGATTCGCTCCGAGAAGGTCTGGTCCATGGTGACGTTGATTCCATCTGTGGTGTTACTAGGCGTATTTGTGTATTATTTCATCTTTTGGACGGGATACGTTTCATTTACGAAGTGGAATAGCTTCATCCAAAACATGAATTTAAACGGATTTCGTAACTACGTATCGATATTTGAGTCGTTTCGCTTTCAATCGGATCTTCGGAACATGGTCTTTTTTACCATTCTTTTTATGGCCGGATGCTTGATACTTGGCATGTTCCTTGCTGTGCTGATTGATCAGCATATCCGTGCAGAGAGTGTTTTCCGCAGTGTCTTCCTCTATCCCATGGCTATCTCAGCAGCTGCCACGGGTGTCGTCTGGAGTTGGTTGCTCAATCCCACAACAGGACTCAATCTAATCTTGCAGTCTCTTGGGATCCATCACTTGCCGCAGTGGTATCTGTCGACAAGGATTCTGCCCAATTTTCATATAGCGCAGATCCAGGGTGGTTTTCCGATAGCCATGTTTGCAGTCTTAATCGCAAGCATCTGGCAATGGTCTGGGTTTGCCATGGCACTTTATTTAGCTGGGCTTCGTGCGATTCCAGAAGAAATTAAAGAAGCCGCCCGACTTGATGGGGCGAGCGCATTTCGGATGTTTAGGTCGATTGTACTGCCCCAATTGCGGCCCATCACGACAACTGCGGTGGTTATGTTGATGGCGTCTTCTTTAAAGGTGTTCGACTTGCTGTACGCCATGACGGGTCCTGGAGCGAACTTCGTCACCGACTTACCCGCACTGAACATGTTTGACACGACCTTTAAGGCGAATCAATTTGCACAAGGGGCGGCCATCGCCATTGTGCTGCTGATTCTGGTACTGATTGCCATCGTACCGTATCTGATTGGCACCATCAGAAAGGAGGCCAGCAAATGA